In Hydractinia symbiolongicarpus strain clone_291-10 chromosome 13, HSymV2.1, whole genome shotgun sequence, a single genomic region encodes these proteins:
- the LOC130623103 gene encoding polycystin family receptor for egg jelly-like produces MTKFLLACILFSTLTIHCFGEPIKNTPEEYIGCYQEGEDDSLFIHTPGDYIPSELSPISCMIACGKNWLFAGIKHGKLCLCTSRQPAKYLNDAECSSPCPGTGNQTHSSCGGVNRISVYDVRKRIFDLKLHKQNDVTVYKDTKINAEVFHGEGAAFQFKTGDGTTVYPESSTSPAVTYVYSQPGSFKVSVEAHNNISEPHIAEEIIEVTDPLVSDATISCSPSQVFGKDLECTGSFKRGSPLITVFTFGDGISEEVIANVIYGSVGNKRTARGTHSPMNKRPTIIMPHLYFKYDSEVYAWEFETILQGDIYLQIFRPKCDSGKVYCEQKQMCASDGASCNTLHELRCQADEFYCFKTERCIPLSGICPSKKAQTSFNVDFSLVKQTKYTIKSLGHQFLKLQEPMIAKKGDVIGWTSKGGEISFTGDNNNIEFMYDSGKEDYIHSNSESQNWYHMMSAHFINPSQFLLRHNYTSHGAYYITSNRTTPRLVYVDIPIDKINIQCPPYKFSSQEFTVNIDTHIGTNITYFFEFGNSTFISVKYYPVTHAYHVPGIYKIKVTAFNSVSRISDLCSVKIYDDIEGLSVTEAIKPVAVGSESHIKWCVRKGTNVSYHINFGDGSPNYMINPTFQYCNNIKHKYDREGYYSITINATNNIGSVKTTSAKALVEIPITGLAAFTNHLHLTGNVYLWLKDPIDLSVLYTQGSNIVCRYNFNDSDIVVETKNTTLKYFYKKTGTFRTSVTCFNSISQAETIANGTIVVEEKEIITGLKVITQGTVFGKKSFISASMEEGTLFICEWDLGDGTRITVDKSQFSDVLNHSYSMVGDYKVSISCKNPNGVANASSVQAVEKPISGFAIQCPNPHFLTVNKEHNFSIYTSEGSKLSYAVDFGDGNNQTFASSMLLEGTIVKHQYKKPGHYNVTTYAWNLIDKKKDHCDDFMIAEHPVKDILISTNSPLRFKPGEVLFYLKAHNDVPLPTNALLKWDFGNGHTYTVPLVPPKEDKIIRMYKYDIPGIYAGSVTIYNNVSSKKFPFTIDVQKIIPIKITGFRKNSSVFVPGFGSNRMYFPLEDIIKFNVTTQKKDKLYTFDFGDGTETKSSISNSYERKYATPGKFNVSVRVANILGVFESHTEVHVQESIQDMKFNVTPTVLFGSSVQVNITAKTYGTDTCAKIDFGDNCVYIINRNNCRFIEFNQKKNFTFIQAKSDSPIQLEHFYNSSKGWHNVSVHVSNKVSVYFAISQLYVNYIPCPNPVAIISDNSNQTFPKRLMRSFGFVLQSNVTLDCNKADNVTLWWKVFTVGNDTPIALPNNYGFHRLKMPFTRKPGTLDPTVLELPENTLPYGLLRIELNVAYESDRENLEGINSTDTAWFEITPSNLKASIIGGVRRAVGFDVNVPFDASRSYDPDNLQANRSVPFEYEWYCRRHDEEFPERFDTVQPDNDTAGCFKNGKFRLYKGVANLRHLKADGSQISIKTSLVKGAMYVMRVYVKKGERRGIFDQEFKILNGVPPSLEIQCSFNCYEKLSPTDPLKIQSLCSNCNSTTAVFYRWRMYLLNESTDANGARFDEEIEIKDLESKTTTSLTNANIALKGNVLEFGSNYILRVMARMMGSDPEAGGFSDFRFTVNRPPSGGFCEVSPREGVTLSTMFEIKCDAWFDEDTPIKYKIDTLRGGERQNMYTGFEREVSMILPIGQEEDNYEYELIVTVEDHFAFGVSKNFKVKNLREPKENTQKFAHRYSQLPSLLQRKADREYYTRLAVFPWKNPRGRPSLNYTLFREPVVTEPDSVDFDAVSNDLESLAAQGNLQVLSRLAFAAGSLMNKKNRKSKTTPDDAKQTREKLIRSMNKAKACSLSEIKQMGGVQAELTKSTDEVSEEAQKESSNALDAMSDCMLQASGVDPEMSSTAESMFLASSNVLNAETANKKNVSNTTSKNNADKAMDTINKVGGALMRQLVAGDTPKTIRAGNMDIEMAQVGDNADEDETGFQIPEIKYILGNQSLIEVTGKRPSIGAMVTSTGNNPYQGADGADDVESDVMGLALSGPDGSPMDLSGQEMTMFVKRDLTNDIPPIKYKYDTEQGAMKVHRVNFTSNISYTAIEIRPIDPDTVIHVYISHERRPTVSNAVTNYTQVTLKAANQTLPDPFIWLFSTDDLNGTGEYYIGVKMTPSRKDIFAKYEYDPTMEYTLRTWETLCKIWDEEEKVFTTSGCRVGPKTTFNKTHCICKVGGEDQEAPYQTPMFSPNATNTTTSTTTTTAVPTTAAARTSRKKKITRATFAGGFFVMPNPIDFSKAFAGFANLAENPVAFATVLSILGAYLILLFWARREDRKDIERAGVTPLVENDPSDRQFYEITVYTGFTSSAATTANVFFQLSGDEDQTEVRQLKDENRKIFQKRGQDVFLASFPDTVGDLQYLRIWHDNTGKNPSWYLSRVMVHDLNADRKYLFLNDNAIAVEEGDGSLERLLAIAGPEDMKSFNHLFFSTTQKNITDSHIWFSVFIRPPKSRFTRVQRLSCCLTLLYCTMVTNAMFYQVGGEADPSTTIHVGPFAFSPSQIGIGIMTSLIIFPVNILIVGVFRSLGPKPTREEMAKKKAINWWWVYELFFCCPRKQKSEFIDIISSIKEKDDNLSRPVSRLGVLNQSNTVDEIGFKMETPAQEKQREEKKLKMKKQKKKLPYWMKYFAWTLLILTSFTSAFFVVLYGFQFGKEKSAQWISALFVSFFQDVCVSQPIKILGLALFIALIVKKPAEDDDEEEGEANKKQIDEEYVGRDNQDVDRKRPEKKDIIRFQPPSREKIAALRSFRLKELKMYSLLRDLFIYLVFVVALCQVTYSHLDPQSYHVRKSMEDIFIHGDYGMHNTAKGKFPFTKIQDVNDIWKWLQETVVRGLYASRWYNSDSHVPGFVSDHYSNLFGGSRLRQLRIKRDTCKVHKDFKDMIPGCHDWYSWSKEDEGRYEPSWLPIKNESEHEPSKYYQSWEYQASDQLDTYPFAGSITAYRGGGYVGDMGKDPQKSQALLSHLYQNKWLDEQTRAVFLEVTVYNAQVNLFAIMNFVVEILPTNGVELFSSIKIARLYTFGGSTESFTLACQFFVMLFFAISVYREGKKIYRERKAYFKGFWNLLEFATIVLVISTIGVFFSRMMLVNRAIGKIEKHPGAFVSFNKVTQWDVLFSGLTSVIVLLSCIKSIRLLQYNKTISLLASTLKGCAKPLAAFFVVFFIFFIAFTTLAYLLFVPHLPDYKSYLTATESVMSLLLGGFSFGEIENAKPIFGRIWFVLIMLFGVMYIMNVFLSIIMETYAAVKDDLSMQSQEYELVDFMISKFKHIIGKGDGGRKAIMERFDKEEQKQREDNFNAKKKKKRFDKKVSVPKRKKYYQFIDEEIEMKFAQLDDSLNDIWEGQCEEDGFGRATETRQSGGAYVNPSFEYQEIHDELLMKQDLRDELEKWM; encoded by the exons AATACATTGGTTGCTACCAGGAAGGAGAGGATGACAGTTTATTTATTCACACACCTGGAGATTACATCCCCAGTGAGTTGAGTCCTATATCATGCATGATAGCATGTGGGAAGAATTGGCTCTTTGCTGGCATCAAACATGGCAAGTTGTGTCTCTGTACAAGTAGGCAGCCTGCAAAGTATTTGAATGATGCGGAATGCTCCTCACCATGTCCTGGAACAGGTAATCAAACACACTCATCTTGTGGAGGAGTTAATCGAATAAGTGTTTATGATGTTCGTAAAAGAATTTTCGACTTGAAATTACACAAACAAAATGATGtaacagtatacaaagatacTAAAATTAATGCGGAGGTGTTTCACGGAGAAGGTGCGGCGTTTCAGTTTAAAACAGGTGATGGTACAACAGTTTATCCAGAAAGTTCCACAAGCCCTGCTGTTACCTATGTTTACAGTCAACCAGGCAGCTtcaag gTTAGTGTTGAAGCACATAATAACATATCTGAACCACATATTGCAGAAGAAATCATTGAAGTGACTGATCCACTTGTATCAGATGCAACTATTTCATGCTCACCATCGCAAGTGTTTGGCAAGGATTTAGAATGTACTGGTTCATTTAAAAGAGGGTCACCATTGATAACGGTATTTACATTTGGAGATGGAATATCTGAAGAAGTCATTGCAA ATGTGATTTATGGTTCTGTTGGCAATAAAAGAACTGCTCGTGGAACACATTCACCAATGAACAAAAGACCAACAATAATAATGCCACATCTTTACTTTAAATATGACAGTGAAGTATATGCATGGGAATTCGAGACCATTTTGCAAGGAGATATATATTTGCAG atctTTCGTCCAAAATGTGATAGTGGAAAAGTTTATTGTGAACAGAAGCAAATGTGTGCAAGTGATGGTGCTTCGTGTAACACACTACATGAATTGAGATGTCAAGCTgatgagttttattgtttcaaaacTGAAAGGTGTATCCCATTATCTGGAATATGTCCTTCGAAGAAGGCTCAAACTAGTTTTAATGTTGATTTCTCATTAGTAAAGCAGACAAAATACACAATTAAATCACTTGGTCATCAATTTCTTAAGCTTCAGGAACCAATGATTGCAAAGAAAGGTGATGTAATAGGTTGGACTTCAAAAGGGGGAGAAATAAGTTTCACAGGAGACAACAACAATATCGAGTTTATGTATGACTCTGGAAAGGAAGATTACATTCATTCCAACTCTGAATCACAGAATTGGTATCACATGATGAGTGCCCATTTTATCAATCCATCTCAGTTTTTGTTGCGTCATAACTATACTTCACATGGTGCATATTACATCACATCAAACCGCACCACACCTCGGCTTGTATATGTTGACATTCCCATTGACAAAATAAATATCCAATGCCCACCCTATAAATTTAGCAGTCAGGAGTTTACCGTTAATATAGATACACACATCGGGACcaatataacatatttttttgagtTTGGAAACAGTACTTTCATTAGTGTCAAATACTATCCTGTAACTCACGCATATCATGTTCCTGGAATATACAAAATTAAAGTTACTGCATTCAATTCCGTTTCAAGAATATCTGATCTGTGTTCTGTGAAGATCTATGATGATATAGAAGGACTTTCTGTGACTGAGGCAATAAAACCAGTAGCTGTGGGAAGCGAAAGTCACATTAAATGGTGTGTGAGGAAAGGAACCAATGTTAGCTATCATATTAATTTTGGTGATGGATCACCTAATTATATGATTAATCCTACATTTCAGTATTGTAATAACATCAAACATAAATATGATAGAGAAGGATATTATTCCATTACCATTAATGCTACAAATAATATAGGCAGTGTTAAAACTACTTCTGCCAAAGCTTTAGTTGAAATTCCAATCACTGGTCTGGCTGCATTTACAAACCACCTTCATCTGACTGGTAATGTTTATCTTTGGTTAAAGGATCCTATTGACTTAAGTGTGCTTTACACTCAAGGTTCTAATATAGTCTGTCGTTATAATTTCAATGATAGTGACATTGTTGTTGAAACGAAAAACACAACATTGAAGTATTTCTACAAGAAAACTGGAACATTCCGAACATCTGTTACATGCTTTAACTCGATATCACAAGCTGAAACTATAGCTAATGGTACAATTGTagttgaagaaaaagaaatcatAACAGGTTTAAAGGTGATAACGCAAGGAACTGTTTTCGGAAAGAAATCTTTTATTTCCGCAAGTATGGAAGAGGGAACGCTTTTTATTTGTGAATGGGATCTAGGTGACGGGACAAGGATTACAGTTGACAAATCACAATTTAGTGATGTATTGAATCATAGTTACAGTATGGTTGGTGATTACAAAGTTTCCATTTCCTGTAAAAATCCAAATGGTGTTGCCAATGCCTCGTCTGTGCAGGCTGTGGAAAAACCAATCAGTGGTTTCGCCATACAGTGTCCAAACCCACACTTCCTCACTGTCAACAAAGAACACAATTTCTCCATTTACACATCAGAAGGTTCAAAATTATCATACGCTGTAGACTTTGGTGATGGTAATAATCAAACATTCGCAAGCTCAATGCTTTTAGAAGGTACCATAGTAAAACATCAATACAAAAAGCCAGGACACTACAATGTTACAACATATGCATGGAATTTAATTGACAAAAAGAAAGACCACTGTGATGATTTCATGATTGCTGAGCATCCAGTAAAGGATATCCTTATTTCAACTAACAGCCCACTAAGATTTAAACCAGGAGAGGTGCTTTTTTACTTAAAGGCACATAATGATGTTCCTTTACCAACAAATGCATTATTAAAATGGGATTTTGGAAATGGACATACATACACTGTTCCTCTTGTGCCACCGAAAGAAGACAAAATAATTCGAATGTATAAATACGATATCCCTGGTATATATGCTGGCTCAGTAACAATCTACAACAACGTAAGCTCAAAAAAGTTCCCATTTACAATAGATgtacaaaaaattattcccaTAAAAATCACAGGCTTCCGTAAAAACAGCAGTGTATTTGTTCCTGGTTTTGGTTCCAATCGCATGTATTTTCCATTGGAGGACATCATAAAGTTTAATGTAACCACTCAGAAGAAAGACAAGCTTTATACCTTTGATTTTGGTGATGGCACTGAAACTAAATCAAGTATAAGTAATTCATACGAGCGTAAATATGCAACTCCAGGTAAATTCAATGTCAGTGTCCGTGTTGCCAATATTCTTGGTGTGTTTGAAAGTCACACAGAGGTGCATGTTCAGGAAAGTATTCAAGATATGAAGTTCAATGTCACACCAACTGTTTTATTTGGCAGCTCAGTTCAAGTAAATATAACTGCAAAGACATATGGAACGGACACCTGTGCAAAGATTGACTTTGGTGACAACTGCGTTTACATCATTAACCGAAATAATTGCagatttattgaatttaatcagaaaaaaaacttcACTTTCATTCAAGCAAAAAGTGATAGCCCTATTCAACTCGAACATTTTTACAACTCATCCAAGGGATGGCATAATGTATCTGTCCATGTTTCAAACAAAGTCAGTGTTTATTTTGCAATATCTCAACTTTACGTGAATTACATACCATGCCCAAATCCTGTAGCGATAATATCAGACAATAGCAACCAGACTTTTCCAAAGCGTTTGATGAGAAGTTTTGGGTTTGTATTACAATCAAACGTCACGCTAGACTGCAACAAGGCTGACAATGTCACCTTATGGTGGAAGGTATTCACAGTTGGTAATGACACTCCAATAGCTTTGCCGAACAACTATGGCTTTCATAGACTGAAAATGCCATTTACTAGGAAGCCAGGAACATTAGATCCGACTGTGTTAGAATTACCAGAAAATACTTTGCCGTATGGCTTGCTGCGCATTGAATTGAATGTTGCTTATGAAAGTGACAGAGAGAATTTGGAAGGTATTAATTCAACGGATACAGCTTGGTTTGAAATAACTCCTTCAAACTTGAAGGCTTCCATTATAG GTGGAGTGCGACGAGCTGTAGGATTTGATGTCAATGTTCCATTTGATGCATCAAGAAGTTATGACCCTGACAACCTACAAGCAAACAGAAGCGTTCCATTTGAATACGAGTGGTACTGCAGACGGCATGATGAGGAGTTTCCAGAACGTTTTGATACAGTGCAACCTGATAATGATACTGCAGGgtgttttaaaaatggaaaatttcgATTATACAAAGGCGTTGCAAACTTGAGACATCTAAAGGCTGATGGTAGTCAAATCTCA atcAAAACCAGTTTGGTCAAGGGAGCGATGTATGTGATGCGAGTTTATGTAAAGAAAGGTGAAAGAAGAGGAATATTTGATCAAGAATTTAAAATTCTCAACGGTGTTCCACCGTCACTTGAAATTCA ATGCTCATTCAATTGTTATGAAAAGCTAAGTCCAACAGATCCGCTGAAAATTCAAAGTCTGTGTTCAAACTGCAACTCAACCACAGCCGTATTCTACCGCTGGCGAATGTATCTATTAAATGAAAGCACAGATGCAAATGGCGCACGTTTCGATGAAGAGATTGAAATTAAAGATCTTGAATCGAAAACTACAACATCCTTAACCAATGCGAATATCGCTTTGAAAGGAAATGTGCTAGAGTTTGGCAGCAATTATATCTTGCGTGTCATGGCTCGGATGATGGGAAGTGATCCTG aagcAGGTGGGTTTAGTGATTTTCGATTTACCGTTAACCGACCTCCTTCTGGTGGATTTTGTGAAGTTTCACCACGTGAAGGTGTTACTTTGTCTACCATGTTTGAAATAAAATGCGATGCATGGTTTGATGAAGATACTCCGATAAAATACAAAATTg ACACCCTTCGAGGTGGCGAACGACAGAATATGTATACTGGCTTCGAGCGTGAAGTTTCAATGATACTTCCGATCGGTCAGGAGGAAGACAATTATGAATACGAGCTTATCGTTACAGTGGAAGATCATTTTGCGTTTGGTGTTTCCAAGAATTTTAAAGTCAAG AACCTTCGTGAGCCAAAGGAGAATACACAGAAATTTGCTCATCGCTATTCGCAGCTACCATCTTTGCTTCAAAGAAAGGCAGACCGCGAGTATTATACT AGGCTAGCCGTATTCCCGTGGAAGAACCCACGGGGTCGtccgtctttaaattacacgctatttcgtgAGCCTGTT GTTACAGAGCCAGATAGCGTGGATTTCGATGCTGTTTCCAATGATCTTGAATCATTGGCTGCACAGGGAAATTTGCAAGTATTGTCTCGTCTAGCGTTTGCTGCCGGTTCGttgatgaataaaaaaaatcgaaagtCAAAAACAACCCCCGATGATGCAAAGCAG ACACGTGAGAAGTTAATTCGTTCGATGAACAAAGCAAAAGCATGTAGCTTGAGTGAGATCAAACAAATGGGCGGGGTGCAGGCGGAGCTCACCAAAAGTACTGACGAAGTTTCAGAAGAGGCGCAG AAAGAATCAAGCAACGCGTTAGATGCTATGTCTGACTGCATGCTACAAGCAAGTGGAGTCGACCCAGAGATGAGCAGCACTGCGGAGAGCATGTTTTTAGCTTCGTCTAATGTATTGAACGCTGAAACGGCTAATAAAAAG AACGTCAGTAACACCACCAGTAAGAACAACGCAGACAAAGCTATGGATACCATTAACAAAGTGGGCGGTGCTCTGATGCGGCAGCTAGTTGCTGGAGATACGCCCAAAACCATTCGGGCTGGCAACATGGACATTGAGATGGCACAAGTGGGAGACAACGCTGATGAGGACGAAACAGGTTTCCAAATACCGGAAATTAAATATATTCTTGGAAATCAAAGTCTTATTGAAGTGACTGGGAAACGCCCTTCAATTGGTgcaatg GTAACATCGACGGGTAACAATCCTTACCAAGGCGCTGATGGTGCTGATGACGTCGAATCGGATGTAATGGGACTTGCTTTAAGCGGACCTGATGGAAGCCCTATGGATTTGTCCGGACAAGAAATGACAATGTTTGTGAAGCGAGACTTAACCAATGATATTCCACCAATCAAATACAAGTACGACACTGAGCAAGGCGCTATGAAGGTACACCGGGTCAATTTCACATCAAACATAAGTTACACCGCTATTGAGATTCGCCCTATTGATCCTGATACAGTAATCCATGTGTATATAAGTCACGAACGAAGACCGACCGTATCAAATGCTGTCACAAACTATACACAGGTGACTTTGAAAGCAGCCAACCAAACTTTGCCAGATCCATTTATATGGCTCTTCTCCACAGATGATTTAAACGGAACTGGGGAGTATTACATTGGTGTAAAAATGACGCCTAGTCGAAAGGACATCTTTGCTAAGTATGAATATGACCCAACGATGGAGTATACTTTAAGAACGTGGGAAACTTTATGTAAAATTTGGGATGAAGAGGAAAAGGTCTTTACAACTAGTGGTTGCCGG GTTGGACCGAAAACTACTTTTAATAAAACACATTGCATCTGTAAGGTGGGAGGAGAAGACCAAGAAGCGCCATACCAAACCCCAATGTTTTCACCCAACGCAACCAacaccaccacctccaccaccaCAACTACTGCAGTTCCCACAACTGCGGCTGCACGGACGTCAcgcaagaaaaaaataacaagagCGACGTTTGCTGGTGGTTTTTTCGTCATGCCGAATCCAATTGATTTCTCGAAAGCTTTCGCTGGTTTCGCTAATCTTGCCGAAAATCCCGTCGCATTTGCTACCGTACTGTCAATCCTTGGCGCGTATTTGATCCTGTTGTTTTGGGCGAGACGGGAAGATAGAAAAGACATCGAGAGG GCTGGAGTTACACCACTTGTTGAAAATGATCCGTCCGATCGGCAGTTTTACGAGATTACCGTTTACACTGGCTTTACTTCATCAGCTGCTACCACTGCTAACGTCTTCTTTCAACTTTCCGGTGACGAGGATCAAACGGAAGTAAGGCAACTTAAAGATGAGAATcggaaaatatttcaaaaaagagGACAGGACGTTTTTCTAGCTAGTTTTCCAGACACCGTTGGTGACCTGCAATACTTAAGAATATGGCATGATAATACAG GCAAAAATCCATCATGGTACCTTAGTCGTGTGATGGTACACGATCTGAACGCTGACCGAAAGTATCTCTTCCTAAACGATAACGCTATAGCTGTGGAAGAGGGTGATGGCTCTTTGGAACGCCTTCTCGCCATCGCTGGTCCTGAGGACATGAAAAGTTTTAACCACTTGTTTTTCTCTACGACACAAAAGAATATAACTGATAGTCACATATGGTTTAGCGTGTTTATACGACCACCGAAATCGAGGTTTACACGTGTTCAACGTTTATCGTGTTGTTTAACCTTGTTATACTGTACTATGGTTACAAACGCTATGTTTTATCAAGTGGGAGGAGAGGCTGATCCGTCAACAACAATACACGTGGGTCCTTTTGCATTCTCTCCGTCGCAGATCGGAATTGGAATTATGACAAGTTTGATCATTTTTCCAGTGAATATCCTGATTGTAG GTGTATTTAGAAGTCTGGGACCAAAACCTACACGGGAAGAAATGGCGAAAAAGAAAGCCATCAATTGGTGGTGGGTGTATGAGTTGTTCTTTTGTTGTCCAAGAAAACAGAAAAGCGAATTTATTGACATCATTAGTTCTATAAAGGAAAAAGATGACAATTTATCACGCCCTGTGAGCAGGCTTGGCGTATTAAACCAATCGAATACAGTAG ATGAAATCGGCTTCAAGATGGAAACACCGgctcaagaaaaacaaagagaagaaaagaaattgaaGATGAAGAAGCAGAAGAAGAAATTACCTTACTGGATGAAGTACTTTGCATGGACCCTACTCATCTTGACGTCATTCACTTCTGCATTTTTTGTTGTCTTGTATGGATTCCAGTTTGGCAAAGAAAAATCGGCGCAGTGGATTTCCGCTTTGTTTGTCTCGTTTTTCCAAGATGTGTGCGTGTCTCAACCAATCAAGATTTTGGGATTGGCCTTGTTTATTGCATTGATTGTCAAGAAGCCTGctgaagatgatgatgaagagGAAGGGGAAGCGAATAAGAAGCAGATTGATGAGGAATATGTAGGACGTG ATAACCAAGATGTTGACAGAAAGAGGCCTGAGAAGAAAGACATTATTAGATTCCAACCTCCTTCAAGGGAAAAGATTGCAGCACTGAGATCGTTCAG attgaAAGAACTAAAAATGTACAGCTTACTTCGTGATTTGTTCATCTATCTTGTGTTTGTTGTCGCATTATGTCAAGTCACATATTCCCATCTTGATCCGCAGTCCTACCATGTGCGGAAAAGCATGGAAGATATTTTTATCCATGGAGATTATGGTATGCATAATACTGCGAAAGGGAAATTTCCTTTCACAAAG ATTCAAGATGTGAATGACATTTGGAAGTGGTTGCAAGAGACAGTTGTACGTGGTTTGTATGCCTCTAGATGGTACAATAGCGACTCCCATGTACCAGGTTTTGTTAGTGATCATTACAGTAACTTGTTTGGTGGATCGAGACTGAGACAACTACGAATTAAAAGGG ATACATGTAAAGTTCACAAGGATTTTAAAGACATGATACCGGGTTGTCACGATTGGTATTCGTGGAGTAAAGAGGACGAAGGAAGATACGAACCAAGTTGGCttccaatcaaaaatgaatcTGAACATGAACCAAGCAAATATTACCAATCGTGGGAGTATCAGGCATCAGATCAATTGGACACATACCCGTTTGCAG GTTCCATCACAGCTTACCGCGGTGGCGGTTACGTTGGAGACATGGGTAAAGATCCACAGAAATCTCAAGCCTTACTTAGTCATTTATATCAAAACAAATGGCTCGATGAACAAACGCGTGCAGTGTTTCTAGAAGTAACCGTATACAACGCGCAAGTTAATTTGTTCGCCATTATGAACTTTGTTGTGGAGATCTTACCCACGAATGGGGTGGAGTTGTTTTCAAGTATCAAGATTGCTCGTCTGTACACGTTCGGGGGAAGTACAGAAAGCTTTACTCTCGCCTGTCAGTTCTTCGTGATGTTATTTTTTGCGATCTCAGTATACAGAGAAGGAAAAAAGATCTACAGAGAGAGGAAGGCATATTTTAAGGGTTTTTGGAATCTGCTGGAATTCGCAACGATTGTCTTAGTCATTTCAACAATCGGTGTGTTCTTTTCCCGTATGATGTTGGTTAATCGAGCCATCGGGAAAATCGAAAAGCATCCTGGGGCTTTTGTTAGCTTTAACAAAGTCACGCAATGGGATGTGTTGTTCTCGGGCTTAACTTCGGTAATCGTTCTTCTTTCTTGTATCAAATCGATTCGATTACTACAGTACAACAAAACAATATCTCTTTTGGCTTCAACTCTAAAGGGATGCGCCAAACCTCTTGCAGCTTTCTTTGTcgttttcttcattttcttcattgCTTTCACAACTCTCGCTTATCTTTTATTTGTGCCTCACCTACCTGATTATAAAAGTTACCTTACGGCTACCGAGTCCGTGATGTCGTTGCTgcttggcgggttttcgtttggagAAATTGAGAACGCCAAGCCTATATTCGGTCGGATTTGGTTTGTGTTGATCATGCTTTTCGGTGTTATGTATATTATGAATGTATTTCTGTCAATCATCATGGAAACCTACGCTGCGGTGAAGGACGATTTGTCGATGCAAAGTCAAGAATACGAGCTAGTAGATTTCATGATATCGAAATTTAAGCACATCATTGGTAAAGGAGACGGCGGCCGAAAAGCAATAATGGAAAGGTTTGACAAAGAAGAGCAAAAACAGCGCGAAGATAATTTCAAtgcgaagaaaaaaaagaagcgcTTTGATAAAAAGGTTTCTGTTCCAAAGAGAAAGAAATACTACCAGTTTATCGACGAAGAAATTGAAATGAAGTTTGCTCAGCTCGATGATTCATTAAACGATATCTGGGAGGGTCAGTGTGAAGAGGATGGTTTTGGTCGGGCAACTGAGACACGTCAAAGTGGTGGCGCATATGTAAACCCAAGTTTTGAATATCAAGAAATTCACGATGAACTTTTGATGAAACAGGATTTAAGAGACGAGCTTGAAAAGTGGATGtag